The Cydia pomonella isolate Wapato2018A chromosome 17, ilCydPomo1, whole genome shotgun sequence genome includes a window with the following:
- the LOC133526798 gene encoding uncharacterized protein LOC133526798 isoform X2 translates to MEYIKLQQNIEEIIDKAASNLKKSPKSRMTNTYLQARLDLLEGNWKSFESNHQTILLESKDPSNTYFTNETYDRVEEKYIDYKCQLKEALEKIKSTMSTSSTHTHNNLQSESNPSSAVKLPRIIIPVFSGKYAEWPTFHDLFESVINNNQTLAPVQKLHYLKGHLTGEAEQLIRHTPITDANYEQCWTLLKKRYSNTRYISSCILNRLISQKTLTAASSYGVKQILDTTNECLSALTNMNIDVSTWDLIIIHLIIQKLDQESRKEWEHKISDYSDKIPTFSEFSTFLESRFRALEFLEPSTKKETRLKETERPKVFSITSSASSVSCPFCAEAHLLYQCKRFSQDSVQQRRDFVKSKALCFNCFGAKHSATHCKRDTTCRRCGRRHHSLLHLDSEQPPSAQPSRAVEGVKIHNQQPSTHEKSEQKEPGPGNIVAHAAESSGSSNSEIILTTALVKVENKGNCHILRAFLDQGAQLSFVTERAVQLLQLHKIPVNVSVDPSGLGGEKIPLSVPIKHKVQFKIQSICSSFSCVVQAYVVSQVTNPIPSQKVEIHDWQELKKLKMADPGYDTPGHVDMLLGAEVYGLTLTEGIVRNPTSTLTAQNTALGWILSGRTQVTRGTRK, encoded by the exons ATggaatatataaaattacagCAAAATATAGAAGAGATAATTGACAAGGCCGCTTCTAACCTCAAAAAATCACCGAAATCGCGTATGACCAACACGTACTTACAAGCAAGGTTAGATCTTCTCGAAGGAAATTGGAAATCTTTCGAGAGCAACCATCAAACGATTTTGTTAGAATCTAAGGATCCAAGCAATACGTACTTCACAAATGAAACCTATGACAGAGtcgaagaaaaatatattgattataAGTGTCAGTTAAAAGAGGCCTtggaaaaaatcaaatcaacaaTGTCAACATCCTCAACTCACACACATAATAATCTACAGAGTGAATCAAATCCATCAAGTGCAGTGAAGCTACCCAGAATTATAATCCCCGTATTTTCTGGCAAGTATGCGGAGTGGCCTACTTTTCACGACCTATTCGAATCTGTGATCAATAACAACCAGACTTTAGCACCTGTACAAAAGCTCCACTACTTAAAGGGTCATCTGACGGGTGAAGCAGAGCAGTTAATACGACACACACCTATAACGGATGCAAATTATGAACAATGTTGGACATTATTGAAGAAACGTTACAGCAACACTCGCTACATCTCATCGTGCATACTTAACCGCTTAATAAGCCAAAAGACTTTAACCGCAGCATCTTCTTATGGTGTCAAACAAATATTAGACACAACAAATGAATGTTTAAGTGCTCTGACCAACATGAATATTGATGTTTCAACATGGGATCTTATCATCATCCACCTGATCATACAGAAGCTTGACCAGGAATCCCGGAAAGAATGGGAACACAAGATAAGTGATTACTCAGATAAAATACCAACGTTTAGTGAATTTTCAACATTCCTAGAATCCAGATTCAGAGCATTGGAGTTCTTAGAGCCAAGTACTAAGAAAGAAACAAGATTAAAAGAAACAGAGCGACCTAAAGTGTTCAGCATTACCTCATCAGCATCATCAGTATCCTGCCCATTTTGTGCAGAGGCTCACTTGTTGTACCAATGTAAGCGGTTTAGCCAGGACTCTGTACAACAACGGAGGGACTTTGTCAAAAGTAAGGCGTTGTGCTTCAATTGCTTTGGAGCAAAGCATTCTGCAACACACTGCAAGCGAGACACAACATGTAGGCGCTGCGGCCGCCGTCACCACTCCCTATTGCATCTGGACAGCGAGCAACCACCTTCAGCGCAACCAAGCCGAGCCGTTGAAGGGGTGAAGATCCACAACCAACAGCCGAGTACCCATGAGAAGTCGGAACAGAAGGAACCTGGGCCTGGTAACATAGTGGCTCACGCTGCCGAAAGTTCAGGTTCATCGAATAGTGAGATAATATTAACAACGGCATTAgttaaggtagaaaataaagGAAACTGTCATATACTTAGGGCATTTCTTGACCAGGGTGCACAATTATCATTCGTGACCGAGCGTGCTGTACAATTGCTTCAGTTACACAAGATACCTGTTAATGTTAGTGTTGATCCCTCAGGGCTGGGCGGAGAAAAAATCCCCTTGTCAGTCCCAATTAAACACAAAGTTCAATTCAAAATACAATCCATTTGTAGCTCTTTTAGTTGCGTTGTTCAAGCATATGTGGTAAGTCAGGTAACTAATCCCATTCCTTCACAGAAAGTTGAGATTCATGATTGGCAGGAGTTGAAGAAATTAAAGATGGCAGATCCAGGATATGACACTCCAGGCCATGTGGACATGTTGCTGGGTGCTGAGGTGTATGGACTGACCCTGACAGAGGGTATTGTACGTAATCCGACGTCCACGCTGACAGCACAGAACACCGCTTTGGGCTGGATCCTGTCAGGAAGAACACAA GTCACTCGTGGGACGAGGAAGTGA
- the LOC133526798 gene encoding uncharacterized protein LOC133526798 isoform X1, with the protein MPRWVGVRQDASDIQLHGYCDASNDAYAAVVYLRVVDHEGNVTVHLVAARTKVCPIRQISTPRLELSGAVLLSKLLAEVSTVLSMPVSHCRAWTDSTIVLAWLQGEPNRWTTFVANRVTEILSILNHDQWAHVESTSNPADCASRGMSPSDFIQFELWVHGPAWLHDPNYQHPTSEPVSTELEAKPMKVQVCTVLSPAQPSEELSAWTKYSSLTKTVRVVAYCLRFCKKLKGESFPSYLTARELDNALKVGIKASQLSAFPRELTNLNNSNPIPRRSIILSLCPFLDEDGIMRTRGRIEHSDHSYNVKHPIIMPHDHHLSKLIVSDAHSRTLHGGPQLTLNYVRSKFLIINAKSLIRHILSKCVRCIKYKVTKTQPFMADLPSSRVTVARPFHRTGCDYAGPINIRISKGRGCKSYKGYIALFVCMVTRCIHLEAVSSLTTEGFLAAYRRFVARRGPCKEIWSDNGSNFVGASKELRILFQQGEASVMKEVAEALANEGTEWHFIPPRAPNFGGLWEAGVASTKYHLKRVLDGTTLTFEELSTVLAQAEACLNSRPMYQLPSNEVDTSPLTPGHFLVGEALVTAPDRNYEDSQISPLHRWQLTQKIMQQFWRKWSQEYLTTLYQRYKWTKLTPEPQVGDVVLVKEDDLPPSMWLYGLVQEKHPGPDNVTRVVTLKCKHSKLMRPVSKLIVLPVAN; encoded by the coding sequence ATGCCAAGATGGGTTGGCGTCAGGCAAGACGCGAGTGATATCCAGCTGCATGGGTACTGCGACGCCTCCAACGACGCTTACGCAGCAGTCGTATACCTGAGGGTAGTGGATCATGAAGGTAATGTTACTGTCCATTTAGTCGCAGCCAGAACGAAGGTCTGTCCAATCCGCCAAATTTCCACACCCCGACTTGAACTTTCCGGAGCAGTACTCTTATCCAAACTGCTGGCAGAAGTATCCACTGTCTTATCCATGCCAGTCAGTCATTGCAGGGCTTGGACAGACTCAACCATAGTCCTCGCATGGCTTCAAGGTGAGCCGAACCGTTGGACAACGTTTGTTGCCAATCGCGTCACCGAGATCCTATCCATACTAAACCATGATCAGTGGGCGCATGTAGAATCCACCAGCAACCCGGCAGACTGTGCAAGTCGAGGAATGTCACCATCTGATTTCATCCAATTCGAGTTGTGGGTCCATGGCCCAGCTTGGCTACATGACCCTAACTACCAGCATCCAACATCCGAGCCCGTATCCACTGAGCTAGAAGCAAAGCCCATGAAAGTCCAGGTATGTACAGTTTTATCCCCTGCTCAGCCATCCGAAGAGTTGAGTGCTTGGACTAAATACTCATCTTTAACAAAGACAGTAAGAGTAGTAGCTTACTGTCTCAGATTTTGTAAAAAACTGAAAGGAGAATCGTTTCCATCCTATCTGACCGCAAGAGAGCTTGATAATGCCTTGAAGGTAGGTATTAAAGCAAGTCAATTGTCAGCCTTTCCCCGGGAATTAACTAACCTGAATAACTCTAATCCAATTCCCCGGAGAAGCATTATCTTATCATTGTGTCCCTTCTTGGACGAGGATGGCATTATGAGAACGCGAGGTAGGATTGAGCATAGCGATCATTCTTATAATGTAAAGCATCCTATCATAATGCCTCATGACCATCACTTGTCAAAGCTGATTGTGAGCGACGCTCACTCAAGGACTCTCCACGGAGGCCCCCAACTCACCCTAAATTATGTAAGATCCAAGTTTCTAATTATTAATGCCAAAAGCTtgattagacatattttaagtaaatgtgTGAGATGTATAAAGTACAAAGTCACCAAAACTCAACCCTTCATGGCTGATTTACCCAGTAGCAGGGTGACTGTTGCTCGACCGTTCCACCGCACCGGGTGCGACTATGCAGGCCCtataaatatcagaatatcCAAAGGTAGAGGATGCAAGAGCTATAAGGGCTATATAGCACTGTTTGTATGTATGGTAACCCGTTGTATCCACCTGGAGGCAGTAAGTTCACTTACCACTGAAGGGTTTCTAGCTGCTTATAGACGGTTCGTGGCACGTCGAGGACCCTGTAAGGAGATTTGGAGCGACAATGGGTCCAACTTTGTCGGTGCATCCAAGGAACTGCGCATCCTCTTCCAGCAGGGCGAGGCTTCTGTCATGAAAGAGGTTGCTGAGGCCTTAGCTAATGAAGGTACTGAATGGCATTTTATTCCACCCCGGGCTCCCAATTTCGGTGGACTCTGGGAGGCGGGTGTCGCCTctactaaatatcatttgaaacgGGTCCTAGATGGCACCACTCTCACGTTTGAGGAGTTATCAACGGTTTTAGCACAGGCTGAGGCTTGTCTAAACAGTAGGCCCATGTACCAGCTGCCATCAAATGAAGTGGACACGAGTCCACTCACCCCGGGACACTTTCTAGTTGGCGAAGCTCTGGTAACCGCGCCAGATCGCAACTATGAAGATTCTCAAATCAGCCCTTTACATAGATGGCAGCTCACCCAGAAGATTATGCAGCAGTTCTGGCGAAAGTGGTCTCAGGAGTACCTAACAACGCTCTATCAGAGGTACAAATGGACTAAGTTGACCCCAGAGCCACAGGTAGGTGACGTAGTGTTAGTCAAGGAGGATGATCTCCCGCCCTCGATGTGGTTATATGGGTTAGTACAAGAAAAGCACCCTGGTCCAGACAATGTCACTAGAGTCGTTACCTTAAAATGTAAACATTCCAAACTTATGAGACCTGTTTCCAAATTAATAGTGTTGCCTGTTGCCAACTAG